CGGCGGCGGCGAAAAGCAGCGCCACTGCTCGGCGAAGCGCGGGTCGCGCATGATGTGCTGTGTGGGTCATAACGGGGGGTCAACAAGTGGAACCCGCGATTCGTCGCAGCTATGGCTCGAAATTGCGGCGAGTTGTTGGCGCGCGACGTTCAAGTGATGATTCAATCTACCCCCCGAAACGAAACGGGGATGACTTTCGCCACCCCCGTTTTTAGTTCCACCTCAAGATGAACAACCGTTCAGGGAACGGTCACCGTCTTGAATTCTACGCCTTTTAGTTCGGGAAGCGCCTGAAGCTGCGGCGTGATGACCTTCAGGTCGCCGACAACCACCAATGTCATCTTGTCGAGCGGCAGCCGCTTCGCCGCCTCGCTGATCTGCGCGTTGGTCACCGCAAGGGTCGCCGGGACATAATTTTCCAGCCAGTCGCGCGGCAGGCCCAGCGAATCGCGCGTCGCCAGCGTGTTGACCAGCGCGCCGGCGGTGGAGTTCTGGATGACGAACAGGCCGGCCATATATTGCCGCATCCCCGCCGCTTCCTCGTCGCCCGGCGGGGTCGCCTGCAGCTCACGTATCTCCTTGAACACCTCGGTCAGCGACGGCCCTGTCGCCGCCGTGGTCACATCGGCGTTGAACGTCCACACCGCATTGGTCGGCAACAGCGCAACGCTCGACCCCGGCGAGTAGGTGTACCCCTTGTTCTCGCGGATATTGCGCGTGATGCGCGAGCTGAACGATCCGCCCAACAGCGCATTCATCACCCGCGTCGGGATATCCCCCGCGCTCCCCGCCTCGGGAGCCGGAAAGACGAGGTTGATCGTCGATTGCGGTGCGCCCGGACGGTCGAGCAGCAATACTTGCGGCCCGGACTTGGGATTGACCGGGATCAGCGCCCGCTCCGGCCCCGCAGCCCAACCGCCGAACGCCTTCTCGACCGCCGCCTTGACCGTCGCCGCATCGAACCGCCCGGCGATATAGAGGTGCGACCGCTTCGCCCCGAAATTGGCGGCATGCCACGCCTTGAGCTTGCCCGCGTCGTAGGCTCCGAACTGCGCCGGGGTCGGCAGCACCCGGCCATAGGGGTGGTCGGTGCCATAATAGGCGCGCGTCACCGCCGCATTGGCCAGCGTCCCCGGCTGCGTCAGCGCGATGGCGAGGCGGCGGTTCCAGTTCGCCTTGACCCGCGCCAGTTCGCTTTCGGGGAAGCCCGGCCGCTGCGCAACGTCCGCGACCAACCCGATCGCATCCGTGGTGCGGTCGGACAGGACGTTGATCGACACTGCCGAGGTGGTCGTACCCGCATTTACGGCGAGACCGCCGCCCATCTCGGCGGCCTTTTGCGCGATCTGCGCGGCGGTCATCCCCGCCGCGCCCTCGCGCATCATGTCGAGCGTCAGCCCGGCGAGCCAGGTGTCCGGCCCCTCGTTGATCGACCCCGTATAGGTTTGCAGCGACACGACCGCCTTGGGCACCACGCCATAGGGGATCAGCGTCACCTTCATCCCGTTCTCCAGGACATAGGTTTCGCTCGCCGGAACCTTGAACGGCTTGGGCGCCGGGATCGGCGGCGGGGTGGAAGGAAGCTCCTGCGCGGCGACCCCCATCGGCGCGGCGAGAAGGGCGGCAGCCGTCAGGCTTGCGATCATGCGGCGCATCTCACTTGCCTCCTTGCTGAGCGGCGGGCGCGGCAGGCTGGGCCGCACCGGGATCGATGACATAGATCGACCGGTTGGTCGGGCGTAGATATTCCTGCGCGGTCTTCTGGATCAGTTCGGGCGTCACCTTGGCGAACCCGTCCTCCAGCGTATTGACCTTGTTCGGGTCGTTATCGAACAGCGCATAGACGGCGAGCAGGTCGATCAGGCCGATCCGCCCCGTCCCGTCGATCGTCGAATAGAGCGAGGAGCGCATCTTGGTCCGCGCCCGCGCCAGTTCCTCCGGCGTCACCTTCCTGGTGCGCAGATCCTCGATCACCGCGTCGACCGCGGCCTTGATCTCGTCGCGGCTGCGATTGGCGTCATGCGTGAAGTTGAAGCTCCACAGCATCGGCCCCTGATAATTGAACATGTTACCCAGCGGGAAGTTGATCCCCCCGCCGACCTCGCCCGCAATTCCGGTCTCGGCGACCAGCTTGCGGTACAGCCGGCTGTCCTGACCCTTCACCAGCATCTGGTCGATCAGGCCCATTGCATACCATTCGGGCGTGCCGCGCGCGGGGACATGATAGCCCGCTGCCCAGCCGGGCTTGGGTGCCAGCTTGTCGGTACGCGCGCGATATTTCTCCGCAGTCTGGCGCGGTTCGCTGATGTCGGGCAGCTTGACCGGCGGCGCCTTGGGCATCCAGCCATAATATTTCTCGACCATCGCCTTGGTCGCGGCATAGTCGATGTCGCCCGCCACCACGAGCACGGCGTTGGACGGCTTGTAGAAGCTGTCGAAGAACTGCTTGGCATCTTCTACCGTCGCCGCCTCGATCTCCTTCAACTCGCCGTAGAAATTGTGGCTGTTATACCAGTTGGTGTTGGCCAGCATCGGCAGGTCGATCCACGGCCAGGTGCTGTACGGCTGGTTGAGGACGTTGACCTTCACCTCGTTGCCGACGACGCCCTGCTGGTTCTTAAGCACCTCGTCGTTGATCACCGGCGCGGACATGCGATCGGCCTCGAGCCAAAGCATCCGCTCCAGAGCGTTCGACGGCACCACCTCGAAATAGTTGGTGAAGTCGTAGCGCGTCGACCCGTTCAGCACGCCGCCGGCATTGCTGATCGTGCTGATATGCACGCCCTTTGGCGCGTTCTTCGATCCCTGGAACAGCAAATGTTCGAACAGATGCGCAAAGCCGGTGCGCTCGCGCGGCTCGATGCGGAACCCGATGCCGTAATAGACACCGACGGTGACCGTCGGGCTCAGCGTATCCTTGGCCAGCACCACGCGCAGCCCATTGGGCAGCGTGAAATACTGCATCTCGACCTTGAGCTTCGCGGGCGCGCTCTGCGCCGCCGCCGGGCTCGCCACCAGCCCCAGCGGCACCGCCGCCCCGGCCAGCGCAAGCGCCGTAACCCATTGTTTCATCGCCATGGAAATCCCCTCTGACTCGTCAGCTGTGTTAGCCTATCAGCACAGCGCGCGAGGGCAAGGGCGTTCGTCGAATATCGCGGCGGGCTAGATCCCGCCCTGCATTACCGCGCGCCCGGCCGCTTCCAGCTGCGCGGTCAGGTCCGCCAGGCACGCCTCGACCAGCGCCGGGTCCGTTGCACGGGCGACGAAATTCGCCCCCACCCGCCCTTCGCGGAAGAACGGATAACTCCCGATCGCGACCCCTGCATGCGCCTTCTCGGTCGCGCGCAGCACGTCTGCGACCTCGCTCTCGGCAACCCAGCAGCCGATCGTGCCACTGACCACCGGC
The genomic region above belongs to Sphingomonas sp. J315 and contains:
- a CDS encoding M16 family metallopeptidase, translated to MRRMIASLTAAALLAAPMGVAAQELPSTPPPIPAPKPFKVPASETYVLENGMKVTLIPYGVVPKAVVSLQTYTGSINEGPDTWLAGLTLDMMREGAAGMTAAQIAQKAAEMGGGLAVNAGTTTSAVSINVLSDRTTDAIGLVADVAQRPGFPESELARVKANWNRRLAIALTQPGTLANAAVTRAYYGTDHPYGRVLPTPAQFGAYDAGKLKAWHAANFGAKRSHLYIAGRFDAATVKAAVEKAFGGWAAGPERALIPVNPKSGPQVLLLDRPGAPQSTINLVFPAPEAGSAGDIPTRVMNALLGGSFSSRITRNIRENKGYTYSPGSSVALLPTNAVWTFNADVTTAATGPSLTEVFKEIRELQATPPGDEEAAGMRQYMAGLFVIQNSTAGALVNTLATRDSLGLPRDWLENYVPATLAVTNAQISEAAKRLPLDKMTLVVVGDLKVITPQLQALPELKGVEFKTVTVP
- a CDS encoding M16 family metallopeptidase codes for the protein MAMKQWVTALALAGAAVPLGLVASPAAAQSAPAKLKVEMQYFTLPNGLRVVLAKDTLSPTVTVGVYYGIGFRIEPRERTGFAHLFEHLLFQGSKNAPKGVHISTISNAGGVLNGSTRYDFTNYFEVVPSNALERMLWLEADRMSAPVINDEVLKNQQGVVGNEVKVNVLNQPYSTWPWIDLPMLANTNWYNSHNFYGELKEIEAATVEDAKQFFDSFYKPSNAVLVVAGDIDYAATKAMVEKYYGWMPKAPPVKLPDISEPRQTAEKYRARTDKLAPKPGWAAGYHVPARGTPEWYAMGLIDQMLVKGQDSRLYRKLVAETGIAGEVGGGINFPLGNMFNYQGPMLWSFNFTHDANRSRDEIKAAVDAVIEDLRTRKVTPEELARARTKMRSSLYSTIDGTGRIGLIDLLAVYALFDNDPNKVNTLEDGFAKVTPELIQKTAQEYLRPTNRSIYVIDPGAAQPAAPAAQQGGK